The following proteins come from a genomic window of Macadamia integrifolia cultivar HAES 741 chromosome 14, SCU_Mint_v3, whole genome shotgun sequence:
- the LOC122061783 gene encoding uncharacterized protein LOC122061783 isoform X4: MLSFLIMDSTNVEGCVLAVLWDFSFVTDTELYLSLKKKKKIMKFMQLGRDGLQYHRLESPKPPLTSTSTHEGQLHRKISPMSFLYLISLLAILFRNVILLIASSSGFEAPWNSMELPTEASQNISAMGSNILYLFHAKQNSSETSCPSENSSENPSEKSMKNLIDGEISKGPETRRNAPSVVARLMGMDALPSDPKLTIHEKEKRNEKTGQKTQREKQLQNVLVEFNPLESKHLKQREVKFISRRRIRQFDRSSCVPKFEKPRPREHPQEEELQKFKKEFEAWQAAMVWERFVELGRIPPQWLAQENLNKEKMALYTGSRRSTSNEKPIELKHQKSLPIQETNCQEICASKHHGFKKEALQTSKKEHVNLQNCTIDLEHVPEINCNPKLGKSSVPTKIVILKPGLDRNGGSEDSWAGSSDSVEEEGSIEDFLEEVKERLRCELQGKNAEGDMVVKGGGIETPFREKQSNPREISCSIAKQVRENVTKDLGVNLLRSESSRSCRSEIQVNGLSSPEFINRDTRKFLSERLRNVLKPESDVNALKIGFHDSRDSILDNEGRRLRPSRDVMKTGNKGSCLKNVKDEAEKQTRSFRHGQTNEKIHAGIVSPRNLVRSLSAPVSGTSFGKLLLKDRHILTGAHIRRKHEAAENVSVEVRKIRKERFSLGGKVSNLRSSFSLRGKLFGRKIQSDDEAGSSESDSVKDIMSGPSVGTNFGNPHENSTEVPPSPASVCSSAHEELCRPVDHPSPISTLDVPLIDDCPVPQVFREISSNLHVSQVIGIVLKHLTLC, encoded by the exons ATGCTTTCATTTCTGATAATGGATTCAACCAATGTCGAGGGTTGTGTCCTTGCAGTCCTGTGGGACTTCTCTTTTGTAACTGATACGGAGCTTTACCtttcattgaagaagaaaaaaaaaatcatgaagtTCATGCAATTAGGACGTGATGGATTACAATACCACAGGCTTGAATCACCAAAGCCACCTCTGACATCTACATCCACCCATGAGGGACAGCTGCACAGAAAAATAAGCCCAATGAGTTTTCTCTATCTGATTTCTCTTTTGGCTATACTATTTAGAAATGTAATACTGTTAATTGCCTCTTCTTCAGGCTTTGAAGCCCCTTGGAATAGCATGGAACTACCAACGGAAGCTTCTCAGAACATTTCTGCTATGGGAAGCAACATATTG TATTTATTTCACGCGAAGCAGAATTCCTCTGAAACAAGTTGTCCAAGTGAGAATTCCTCCGAAAATCCAAGTGAGAAATCCATGAAGAATTTGATTGACGGGGAGATATCTAAAGGACCAGAGACGAGACGCAATGCGCCGAGTGTAGTTGCTCGCTTGATGGGAATGGATGCATTACCATCAGACCCGAAATTGACAATCCatgaaaaggagaaaaggaatgaaaaaacaGGACAGAAAACCCAAAGAGAAAAACAACTACAAAATGTCTTGGTTGAATTTAATCCTCTAGAATCAAAACATTTAAAACAAAGGGAAGTAAAGTTTATATCCCGTCGTAGAATAAGACAATTTGACCGGTCCAGTTGTGTCCCAAAGTTTGAAAAACCACGACCTCGGGAACATCCTCAAGAGGAGGAACTACAGAAAttcaagaaagaatttgaagcaTGGCAAGCAGCCATGGTTTGGGAAAGGTTTGTTGAACTTGGCAGAATTCCTCCTCAATGGCTCGCTCAAGAGAATCTCAACAAGGAAAAGATGGCTCTCTACACAGGTTCTAGGAGATCCACATCAAATGAGAAACCTATAGAACTAAAGCATCAGAAGTCACTGCCAATACAAGAAACAAATTGCCAAGAAATTTGTGCTTCAAAACATCATGGATTTAAGAAGGAAGCTCTCCAAACTAGCAAAAAGGAACATGTGAATTTGCAAAATTGCACCATAGACTTGGAGCATGTCCCCGAAATTAATTGTAATCCAAAACTTGGTAAATCTTCTGTACCCACTAAGATAGTGATCTTGAAGCCTGGCCTTGATAGAAATGGAGGCAGTGAAGACTCTTGGGCTGGTTCATCGGATAGTGTTGAAGAGGAAGGCAGTATTGAAGATTTTCTTGAGGAGGTGAAGGAAAGGCTGAGATGTGAATTACAAGGAAAGAATGCTGAAGGGGATATGGTGGTCAAAGGGGGTGGAATTGAGACCCCTTTCAGGGAAAAGCAGTCAAATCCAAGAGAAATTTCCTGCAGTATTGCTAAGCAGGTAAGAGAAAATGTTACAAAGGACCTTGGGGTGAATTTGCTCCGATCAGAATCAAGCAGATCATGTAGAAGCGAAATCCAAGTCAATGGGTTAAGTTCTCCAGAGTTCATCAACAGAGACACCAGGAAATTTTTGTCGGAGAGGCTGAGGAATGTTCTCAAACCAGAAAGTGATGTGAATGCCCTGAAAATTGGCTTTCATGACTCAAGAGATTCTATTTTAGACAATGAGGGGAGGAGACTAAGACCAAGCAGAGATGTCATGAAAACTGGGAACAAGGGGAGCTGTTTGAAAAATGTGAAAGATGAAGCTGAAAAGCAAACCAGATCTTTCAGACATGGTCAGACCAATGAGAAGATCCATGCAGGGATAGTGTCCCCAAGGAACCTAGTTAGATCTTTGTCAGCTCCAGTTTCAGGAACTTCCTTTGGCAAGCTACTTTTAAAGGATCGGCACATTTTAACTGGGGCTCACATCAGGAGGAAGCATGAAGCTGCTGAAAATGTTTCAGTGGAAGtgagaaaaataaggaaagagagGTTCAGCCTCGGAGGGAAAGTTTCAAATCTCAGATCCAGTTTCAGTCTGAGAGGTAAACTATTTGGCAGAAAGATCCAATCAGACGACGAAGCAGGAAGCAGTGAATCTGATTCCGTGAAAGACATCATGAGTGGGCCTTCTGTTGGGACGAATTTTGGCAATCCCCAT GAGAACTCAACTGAGGTGCCACCGAGCCCTGCATCAGTATGTAGCAGTGCTCATGAAGAACTCTGTAGGCCAGTAGACCATCCAAGCCCAATCTCCACATTGGATGTACCCTTGATAGATGATTGTCCTGTGCCACAGGTTTTCAGAGAGATAAGCTCCAACCTTCACG TTTCACAGGTAATTGGCATTGTGCTCAAGCATCTGACACTCTGTTGA